CAGTCGTGAGTACATCCACACCAATACCGGGAACATGATCAGGGTCAGCAGGGTGGGCCACTGCAGCAGGAAGCCGGTCATCACCAACACGAAGCCGGCGTACTGCGGATGCCGGACATGGGCGTACAGTCCGCTGGTGGCCAGCTCTCCCCGTTGCTGGGCGGCATAGAGCACTCGCCAACCGGCGGCGATGAGCCAGAACCCAGCGGCGATGAACACCATGCTGAGCAGATGGAAGGGCCCGAAGTGGGGGTTGGCCTGCCAGCCGAACAGCATCTCCAGCAGGTGCCCCGCATCGTGGCTGAACCAGTCCACCTCAGGGAAGCGTGATTGCAACCAGCCGGAGAGGAAGTAGAGGGTCAGCGGAAAGCCGTACATCTCCGTGAACAACGCCACCAGGAAGGCGCTGAAGGCCCCGAGCGAGCGCCAGTCCCGGCGCGTCTGCGGCTTGAAGAAACTGAAGGCGAAGAAGATGAAGATCGCCGAGTTGAGAATGACCAGGCCCCACAGCCCGTAGGCGGGTACGTCATCACTCATCGCGTCCTCCCTTGTGATTGTCATGCCCACCATGGCCTCCATGCCCGCCGTGCATGAACACATGCATCAGCGGGCAGGCGAGCAGGATCACCCAGGGCAGGGCGCCGAGCAGGTGCACCCTGTGCTCCTCCCAGAGCAGGAAGCCCATCACCGCCAGGGCGAGCGCTGCCATGAGCCAGAAGGTGCCCTTGCTTGGTCCTCGCTCCAGCCACCCCTTTTCGTCATTCATGATCCGATCCTCACTCGGCGCAGGCGCAACGAGTTCATCACCACCGACAGCGAGGAGGCGCTCATCGCGAAGGCAGCGAAGATTGGGCCGATCAGGATGCCGAAGAACGGATAGAGAATCCCGGCGGCGATGGGTACGCCGGCCCCGTTGTAGACCAGGGCGAAGAACAGGTTCTGCTTGATGTTGCGCATGGTGGCCAGCGATAGCTTGCGGGCACG
This portion of the Billgrantia sulfidoxydans genome encodes:
- a CDS encoding methyltransferase family protein, producing the protein MSDDVPAYGLWGLVILNSAIFIFFAFSFFKPQTRRDWRSLGAFSAFLVALFTEMYGFPLTLYFLSGWLQSRFPEVDWFSHDAGHLLEMLFGWQANPHFGPFHLLSMVFIAAGFWLIAAGWRVLYAAQQRGELATSGLYAHVRHPQYAGFVLVMTGFLLQWPTLLTLIMFPVLVWMYSRLAIHEEREVARQFGDKWQTYAASTPRFIPRLRATHPSGQRP
- a CDS encoding DUF2933 domain-containing protein, which gives rise to MNDEKGWLERGPSKGTFWLMAALALAVMGFLLWEEHRVHLLGALPWVILLACPLMHVFMHGGHGGHGGHDNHKGGRDE